The Streptomyces rubrogriseus genomic sequence AGCAGCTCCTGCGTGCGTACCATCTCCAGACGACCGTCGGCAGTGCTGACCAACCGGTCCGCCTCGTCGACGGTCTCGCTGTAGAACCTCACGATCTCCGGCGTCACCTCAAGGCTCGTCATCCGTACATTGTTAGGGCGAACCGGTGGACCGGTCCAGTGATCGGGAAGGAGCACCACGCCGCTACTGAAGTACGAGCAGATCGCCGACGATCTGCGCACCCGCATCGCGAACGGCGAGTTCGGGACGGGCGAGCTCCTGCCGTCGGGCCGTGACCTGGCCGAACAGTGGGGCGTGTCACGGGCCACCGTCGTCAAGGCCTACGACACCCTGCGTCATGACGGGCTCGTGGTCGCCCGGCAGGGCTCCGGCTACGTGGTGGCGGAGACACCAGTCGCCCGCCCCGCCGGTGGACGCCGGGCCGGCTCTACCCGCCTGTCGGGAGGAACGCCGTACCGCCGACTGGGCACACCGGATCGCGCGGTGCCTCCCGCCCACGTCACCGAGGCCCTGGGCTTGACGCACGGCGAAAAGGCCTTGCGTCGTGTTCGGCTCGTGCTCCTGGACGACGGTTCTCCGTACAGCCTGGTGACCGCATGGTTTCCGGCCTCCGTGGCGGACGCCGCGCCACGGCTGTCCGCCAAGGGGCCGATCGCCGAGGGCACGACGCACTACGTCCGCCGCGAGACGGGCTATTTCCCGGTCGAGGGCGTGGACGTCACAACGGTGCGACTGGCCACGGACGAGGAGGCACGACACCTGGACGTGGAG encodes the following:
- a CDS encoding GntR family transcriptional regulator, encoding MKYEQIADDLRTRIANGEFGTGELLPSGRDLAEQWGVSRATVVKAYDTLRHDGLVVARQGSGYVVAETPVARPAGGRRAGSTRLSGGTPYRRLGTPDRAVPPAHVTEALGLTHGEKALRRVRLVLLDDGSPYSLVTAWFPASVADAAPRLSAKGPIAEGTTHYVRRETGYFPVEGVDVTTVRLATDEEARHLDVERPAAVAVVLHTAFDQRHHALVCEEGITPAHAFEQIDSYPMG